A window of the Camelus dromedarius isolate mCamDro1 chromosome 5, mCamDro1.pat, whole genome shotgun sequence genome harbors these coding sequences:
- the TMEM121 gene encoding transmembrane protein 121 isoform X1, whose amino-acid sequence MVLPPPDRRHVCLTTLVIMGSMAVMDAYLVEQNQGPRKIGVCIIVLVGDVCFLLVLRYVAVWVGAEVRTAKRGYAMILWFLYIFVLEIKLYFIFQNYKAARRGAADPVARKALTLLLSVCVPGLFLLLVALDRMEYVRTFRKREDLRGRLFWVALDLLDLLDMQANLWEPPRTGLPLWAEGLTFFYCYMLLLVLPCVALSEVSMQGEHIAPQKMMLYPVLSLATVNVVAVLARAANMALFRDSRVSAIFVGKNVVALATKACTFLEYRRQVRDFPPPALALELQPPPPQRNSVPAPQPLHGPPGRPHGPSPTRDALDT is encoded by the coding sequence ATGGTGCTGCCGCCCCCGGACCGGCGCCACGTGTGCCTGACTACCTTGGTGATCATGGGCAGCATGGCGGTCATGGACGCGTACCTGGTGGAGCAGAACCAGGGCCCGCGCAAGATCGGCGTGTGCATCATCGTGCTGGTAGGTGACGTGTGCTTCCTGCTGGTGCTGCGCTACGTGGCCGTGTGGGTGGGCGCCGAGGTGCGCACGGCCAAGCGCGGCTACGCCATGATCCTCTGGTTTCTCTACATCTTCGTGCTGGAGATCAAGCTCTACTTCATCTTCCAGAACTACAAGGCGGCTCGGCGCGGCGCGGCCGACCCGGTGGCACGCAAGGCACTGACGCTGCTGCTGTCGGTGTGTGTGCCTGGCCTCTTCCTGCTGCTCGTGGCGCTCGACCGCATGGAGTACGTGCGCACCTTCCGGAAGCGCGAGGACCTGCGCGGCCGCCTCTTCTGGGTGGCGTTGGACCTGCTGGACCTGCTGGACATGCAGGCCAACCTGTGGGAGCCGCCGCGCACGGGTCTGCCACTGTGGGCCGAGGGCCTCACCTTCTTCTACTGCTACatgctgctgctggtgctgccGTGCGTGGCGCTGAGCGAGGTCAGCATGCAGGGCGAGCACATCGCGCCGCAGAAGATGATGCTCTACCCGGTGCTCAGCCTTGCCACCGTCAACGTGGTGGCCGTGCTGGCGCGCGCCGCCAACATGGCGCTCTTCCGCGACAGCCGCGTCTCGGCCATCTTCGTGGGCAAGAACGTGGTGGCTCTCGCCACCAAAGCCTGCACCTTCCTCGAGTACCGCCGCCAGGTGCGCGACTTCCCGCCGCCCGCGCTGGCGCTGGAGCTGCAGCCGCCGCCCCCGCAGCGCAACTCCGTGCCCGCGCCGCAGCCGCTGCACGGCCCGCCGGGCCGTCCCCACGGGCCCTCGCCCACGCGCGACGCCCTGGACACGTGA
- the TMEM121 gene encoding transmembrane protein 121 isoform X2, which translates to MVLPPPDRRHVCLTTLVIMGSMAVMDAYLVEQNQGPRKIGVCIIVLNYKAARRGAADPVARKALTLLLSVCVPGLFLLLVALDRMEYVRTFRKREDLRGRLFWVALDLLDLLDMQANLWEPPRTGLPLWAEGLTFFYCYMLLLVLPCVALSEVSMQGEHIAPQKMMLYPVLSLATVNVVAVLARAANMALFRDSRVSAIFVGKNVVALATKACTFLEYRRQVRDFPPPALALELQPPPPQRNSVPAPQPLHGPPGRPHGPSPTRDALDT; encoded by the exons ATGGTGCTGCCGCCCCCGGACCGGCGCCACGTGTGCCTGACTACCTTGGTGATCATGGGCAGCATGGCGGTCATGGACGCGTACCTGGTGGAGCAGAACCAGGGCCCGCGCAAGATCGGCGTGTGCATCATCGTGCTG AACTACAAGGCGGCTCGGCGCGGCGCGGCCGACCCGGTGGCACGCAAGGCACTGACGCTGCTGCTGTCGGTGTGTGTGCCTGGCCTCTTCCTGCTGCTCGTGGCGCTCGACCGCATGGAGTACGTGCGCACCTTCCGGAAGCGCGAGGACCTGCGCGGCCGCCTCTTCTGGGTGGCGTTGGACCTGCTGGACCTGCTGGACATGCAGGCCAACCTGTGGGAGCCGCCGCGCACGGGTCTGCCACTGTGGGCCGAGGGCCTCACCTTCTTCTACTGCTACatgctgctgctggtgctgccGTGCGTGGCGCTGAGCGAGGTCAGCATGCAGGGCGAGCACATCGCGCCGCAGAAGATGATGCTCTACCCGGTGCTCAGCCTTGCCACCGTCAACGTGGTGGCCGTGCTGGCGCGCGCCGCCAACATGGCGCTCTTCCGCGACAGCCGCGTCTCGGCCATCTTCGTGGGCAAGAACGTGGTGGCTCTCGCCACCAAAGCCTGCACCTTCCTCGAGTACCGCCGCCAGGTGCGCGACTTCCCGCCGCCCGCGCTGGCGCTGGAGCTGCAGCCGCCGCCCCCGCAGCGCAACTCCGTGCCCGCGCCGCAGCCGCTGCACGGCCCGCCGGGCCGTCCCCACGGGCCCTCGCCCACGCGCGACGCCCTGGACACGTGA